The Orcinus orca chromosome 16, mOrcOrc1.1, whole genome shotgun sequence genome includes a window with the following:
- the FLRT3 gene encoding leucine-rich repeat transmembrane protein FLRT3, which translates to MISPAWSIFLIGAKIGLFLQVAPLSVMAKSCPSVCRCDAGFIYCNDRFLTSIPTGIPEDATTLYLQNNQINNAGIPSDLKNLLKVERIYLYHNSLDEFPTNLPKYVKELHLQENNIRTITYDSLSKIPYLEELHLDDNSVSAVSIEEGAFRDSNYLRLLFLSRNHLSTIPWGLPRTIEELRLDDNRISTISSPSLQGLTSLKRLVLDGNLLNNHGLGDKVFFNLVNLTELSLVRNSLTAAPVNLPGTNLRKLYLQDNHINRVPPNAFSYLRQLYRLDMSNNNLSNLPQGIFDDLDNITQLILRNNPWYCGCKMKWVRDWLQSLPVKVNVRGLMCQAPEKVRGMAIKDLNVELFDCKDSAVVSTIQTTTATPNTVHPAQGQWPAPVTKQPDMKNPKLTKDQRTTGNPARKTIIITVKAVTANTIHISWKLVLPMTALRLSWLKLGHSPAFGSITETIVTGERSEYLVTALEPDSPYRVCMVPMETSNLYLFDETPVCIETETAPLRMYNPTTTLNREQEKEPYKNPNLPLAAIIGGAVALVTIALLALVCWYVHRNGSLFSRNCAYSKGKRRKDDYAEAGTKKDNSILEIRETSFQMLPISNEPMSKEEFVIHTIFPPNGMNLYKNNHSESSSNRSYRDSGIPDSDHSHS; encoded by the coding sequence ATGATCAGCCCAGCCTGGAGCATCTTCCTCATCGGGGCTAAAATTGGGCTGTTCCTCCAGGTGGCACCACTATCAGTTATGGCTAAATCCTGTCCATCTGTGTGCCGCTGTGATGCCGGTTTCATTTACTGTAATGATCGCTTTCTGACATCCATTCCAACAGGAATACCAGAGGATGCTACAACTCTCTACCTTCagaacaaccaaataaataatgctGGGATTCCTTCAGATTTGAAAAACTTGCTGAAAGTAGAAAGAATATACCTATATCACAACAGTTTAGATGAATTTCCTACCAACCTACCAAAGTACGTAAAAGAGTTACATCTGCAAGAAAATAATATAAGGACTATCACTTATGATTCACTTTCAAAAATCCCCTATCTGGAAGAATTACATTTAGATGATAACTCCGTCTCAGCTGTTAGCATTGAAGAGGGGGCATTCCGAGACAGTAACTATCTCCGGCTGCTTTTCCTGTCCCGTAATCATCTTAGCACAATCCCCTGGGGTTTGCCCAGGACTATAGAAGAACTCCGCTTGGATGATAATCGCATATCCACCATCTCATCACCATCTCTTCAAGGTCTCACTAGCCTAAAACGCCTGGTTTTGGATGGAAACCTGCTGAACAACCACGGTTTAGGTGATAAAGTTTTCTTCAACCTAGTCAACTTAACGGAACTGTCACTGGTACGGAATTCCCTGACTGCTGCACCAGTAAACCTCCCAGGCACAAACCTGAGGAAGCTTTATCTTCAAGATAACCATATCAATCGGGTGcccccaaatgctttttcttatcTAAGGCAGCTGTATCGACTTGATATGTCCAATAACAACCTAAGTAATTTGCCTCAGGGTATCTTTGATGATTTGGACAACATAACCCAATTGATTCTTCGCAACAATCCGTGGTATTGTGGGTGCAAGATGAAATGGGTGCGTGACTGGTTACAATCACTACCTGTGAAGGTCAATGTGCGTGGACTCATGTGCCAAGCCCCCGAAAAGGTTCGGGGAATGGCTATCAAGGACCTCAATGTGGAACTGTTTGATTGTAAGGACAGCGCAGTTGTAAGCACCATTCAGACAACCACTGCAACACCCAACACAGTGCATCCTGCTCAAGGACAGTGGCCAGCTCCAGTGACCAAACAACCAGACATGAAGAACCCCAAACTCACTAAGGATCAGCGAACCACGGGGAATCCAGCAAGAAAAACAATTATCATTACTGTGAAAGCTGTCACCGCCAACACAATTCATATCTCTTGGAAACTTGTCCTACCTATGACTGCTTTAAGACTCAGCTGGCTCAAACTGGGTCACAGCCCAGCGTTTGGATCTATAACGGAAACAATTGTAACAGGAGAACGCAGTGAATACTTGGTCACAGCCCTGGAGCCTGATTCACCCTATCGAGTCTGCATGGTTCCCATGGAAACCAGTAACCTCTACCTATTTGATGAAACTCCTGTTTGTATTGAGACTGAAACCGCACCCCTTCGAATGTACAACCCTACAACCACCCTTAATCGAGAGCAAGAGAAAGAACCTTACAAAAACCCCAATTTACCATTGGCTGCCATCATTGGTGGGGCTGTGGCCCTGGTGACCATCGCCCTTCTAGCTTTAGTGTGCTGGTATGTTCATAGGAATGGATCACTCTTCTCAAGGAACTGTGCATACagcaaagggaagagaagaaaggatgaCTATGCGGAAGCTGGCACCAAGAAGGACAACTCCATCCTGGAAATCAGGGAGACTTCTTTTCAGATGTTACCGATAAGCAATGAACCCATGTCAAAGGAGGAATTTGTAATACACACCATATTTCCTCCTAACGGAATGAATCTGTACAAAAACAATCACAGTGAAAGTAGTAGTAACCGAAGCTACAGAGACAGTGGTATTCCAGACTCAGATCACTCACACTCATGA